From Streptomyces sp. CMB-StM0423, a single genomic window includes:
- the dapF gene encoding diaminopimelate epimerase, producing MSTAQLHFLKGHGTENDFVIVPDPAGLIDLSPAAVARLCDRRAGIGADGLLRVVRSDAHPEGRRMAADAEWFMDYRNADGSVAEMCGNGVRVFARYLQHAGLAESGDLAVGTRAGVRRVHLAKDGDITVGMGRAALAAGPDAEVTVTVGERSWPARNVGMGNPHAVAFVADLADAGRLYEAPGVAPASAYPKGVNVEFVVDRGPRHVAMRVHERGSGETRSCGTGACAVAVAAARRDGVDPAATGRPETYTVDLPGGRLVVTEHPDGEVEMTGPALIVAEGDTAAGWL from the coding sequence GTGAGCACCGCGCAACTGCACTTCCTCAAGGGACACGGCACCGAGAACGACTTCGTGATCGTCCCGGACCCGGCCGGTCTCATCGACCTGTCCCCCGCCGCCGTGGCCCGGCTCTGCGACCGGCGTGCGGGCATCGGCGCCGACGGCCTGCTGCGGGTCGTGCGGTCCGACGCGCACCCGGAGGGGCGGCGGATGGCCGCCGACGCCGAGTGGTTCATGGACTACCGCAACGCGGACGGCAGCGTCGCCGAGATGTGCGGGAACGGGGTGCGGGTCTTCGCCCGCTATCTCCAGCACGCCGGGCTCGCGGAGAGCGGCGACCTGGCGGTCGGCACGCGCGCGGGAGTGCGGCGGGTGCACCTGGCGAAGGACGGTGACATCACGGTCGGCATGGGCCGGGCGGCGCTCGCGGCCGGGCCGGACGCCGAGGTGACGGTCACGGTGGGCGAGCGGAGCTGGCCCGCGCGCAACGTCGGAATGGGCAATCCGCACGCGGTCGCGTTCGTCGCCGACCTCGCGGACGCGGGGCGGCTGTACGAGGCGCCGGGGGTCGCGCCGGCGTCGGCGTATCCCAAGGGTGTGAACGTGGAGTTCGTCGTGGACCGCGGCCCGCGGCACGTGGCGATGCGGGTCCACGAGCGCGGCTCGGGCGAGACCCGCTCGTGCGGTACGGGCGCGTGCGCGGTGGCCGTCGCCGCCGCCCGCCGCGACGGGGTGGACCCGGCGGCGACGGGCCGCCCGGAGACGTACACCGTGGATCTGCCCGGGGGCCGCCTCGTGGTGACCGAACACCCCGACGGCGAGGTGGAGATGACGGGCCCGGCCCTCATCGTCGCCGAAGGCGACACGGCGGCCGGCTGGCTGTAG
- a CDS encoding FAD-dependent monooxygenase, with product MDPVIIVGAGPVGLALSLALARHAVPTVLLDDRPAGDAEEDGRPAGPRPARTAVLRPHTTAFLDRLGAAETREHGAPLAGWRVLRGGRTQVRVEFGEAAGPAPLHVAQSALTTTLAALADNSHHVEVFRGSRLTELTQEPYGVNVRTRAGTWWHGSWLVGCDGARSTVRKLLEVPYAGRTAVERHAVAAVRADLPWPGEGVLYRGAPRSGPGAECVARPLGDDRWRLDWLLPPGGGVVTPEALVARLEATLRVWTGTRHPSYELLDTGVHTVHHRLARRWRRGRTLLAGDAAHLVGSLGTQQLDEGLADAENLAWKLGRVWHQAGRDDSGDDLVDTYVTERRGAISARLRAADQVRPLLRRAGGLRAAVRGKSAAELLTDGHLGRGRIGGPPVYATAPTGLDGTVEVGTVPGARVDDVQVIAPDGWTGRLSERLGGDPLVVLVAPGTRVWDRSRWLQAGLMPKLVRLVGELPARARLLVAETYPGAAPHTVLYVRPDGHLMAAFAGVREESMRLCANRMLGRPDDAEE from the coding sequence GTGGACCCGGTGATCATCGTCGGGGCGGGCCCGGTCGGGCTCGCCCTGTCGTTGGCTCTGGCACGGCACGCGGTCCCCACCGTCCTCCTCGACGACCGGCCCGCCGGCGACGCCGAGGAGGACGGCAGGCCCGCGGGACCGCGCCCGGCCCGTACCGCCGTGCTGCGCCCGCACACCACCGCGTTCCTCGACCGCCTCGGCGCCGCGGAGACCCGCGAGCACGGCGCTCCGCTCGCCGGCTGGCGCGTGCTGCGCGGCGGCCGGACGCAGGTGCGGGTGGAGTTCGGCGAGGCCGCGGGACCCGCCCCGCTGCACGTCGCGCAGTCCGCCCTGACCACCACGCTGGCGGCGCTCGCCGACAACTCCCACCACGTGGAGGTCTTCCGCGGCAGCCGGCTGACGGAGCTGACGCAGGAGCCGTACGGCGTCAACGTCCGCACCCGGGCCGGGACCTGGTGGCACGGGAGCTGGCTCGTCGGCTGCGACGGCGCCCGGTCGACCGTGCGCAAGCTGCTGGAGGTGCCGTACGCCGGCCGCACGGCCGTCGAGCGGCACGCCGTCGCCGCGGTACGGGCCGACCTGCCCTGGCCCGGCGAAGGCGTCCTGTACCGCGGCGCCCCGCGCAGCGGACCCGGCGCCGAGTGCGTCGCCAGGCCGCTCGGCGACGACCGGTGGCGGCTGGACTGGCTGCTGCCGCCCGGCGGCGGCGTCGTCACCCCGGAGGCCCTCGTCGCCCGGCTGGAGGCCACCCTGCGCGTCTGGACGGGCACCCGCCACCCCTCGTACGAACTCCTCGACACCGGCGTGCACACCGTCCACCACCGGCTCGCCCGCCGCTGGCGCCGCGGCCGCACGCTGCTCGCCGGCGACGCCGCGCACCTCGTCGGCTCGCTGGGCACCCAGCAGCTCGACGAGGGCCTCGCCGACGCCGAGAACCTCGCCTGGAAGCTCGGCCGCGTCTGGCACCAGGCAGGACGCGACGACTCCGGTGACGACCTCGTCGACACCTACGTCACCGAGCGCCGCGGCGCGATCAGCGCCCGGCTGCGCGCCGCCGACCAGGTCCGCCCGCTGCTGCGCCGCGCCGGCGGCCTGCGGGCGGCGGTGCGCGGCAAGTCGGCGGCGGAGCTGCTGACGGACGGGCACCTGGGGCGCGGCCGCATAGGCGGCCCGCCGGTGTACGCCACGGCGCCGACGGGTCTGGACGGGACGGTGGAGGTGGGCACGGTTCCCGGCGCCCGGGTCGACGACGTCCAAGTGATCGCTCCGGACGGTTGGACGGGCCGGCTCTCCGAACGGTTGGGCGGCGACCCCCTGGTGGTGCTGGTCGCGCCCGGCACCCGGGTCTGGGACCGCAGCCGCTGGCTGCAGGCGGGGCTGATGCCGAAGCTGGTGCGGCTCGTGGGCGAACTCCCCGCCCGCGCCCGGCTGCTGGTCGCGGAGACCTACCCGGGCGCGGCGCCGCACACGGTTCTCTACGTCCGCCCGGACGGCCATCTGATGGCGGCGTTTGCGGGGGTGCGCGAGGAGTCGATGCGGCTGTGCGCGAACCGGATGCTGGGCCGGCCGGACGACGCGGAGGAGTAG